In Flavobacterium cerinum, one genomic interval encodes:
- the kdsB gene encoding 3-deoxy-manno-octulosonate cytidylyltransferase, with protein sequence MKIIAVIPARYASTRFPAKLMQDLGGKTVILRTYESALQTGLFDDVFVVTDSDLIYNEIVSNGGKAIMSIREHESGSDRIAEAVEHMDVDVVVNVQGDEPFINKEPLEKVLQIFKEDTTKAVDLASLMREIKDPKDIENPNNVKVIVDQKGFALYFSRSVIPYPREVNVGVRYMQHIGIYAFRKEALLDFYRLPMLALEASEKLEQLRYLEYGKRIRMVETEHVGIGIDTPEDLEKARKMIG encoded by the coding sequence ATGAAAATAATAGCTGTGATTCCGGCGCGATATGCATCCACACGATTTCCTGCCAAATTAATGCAGGATCTGGGAGGCAAAACAGTCATTTTAAGGACTTACGAAAGTGCATTACAAACCGGATTGTTTGATGATGTTTTTGTTGTCACGGATTCCGACCTTATTTATAATGAAATTGTGTCTAACGGAGGTAAGGCCATTATGAGTATTCGCGAGCATGAAAGCGGAAGTGACCGGATTGCCGAAGCTGTAGAACATATGGATGTTGATGTTGTAGTAAATGTACAGGGCGATGAGCCGTTTATCAATAAAGAACCACTGGAAAAAGTACTACAGATTTTTAAAGAAGATACAACAAAAGCAGTGGATTTAGCTTCGTTAATGCGCGAAATTAAAGATCCGAAAGATATTGAAAACCCAAATAATGTAAAGGTAATTGTAGATCAAAAAGGATTTGCACTTTATTTTTCCCGTTCGGTAATTCCGTATCCGAGAGAAGTAAATGTTGGTGTGCGTTATATGCAACATATCGGTATTTATGCCTTCCGAAAAGAAGCGCTTTTGGATTTTTATCGCTTACCGATGTTAGCTTTGGAGGCTTCGGAAAAATTGGAACAATTGCGTTATCTGGAATACGGAAAACGTATCCGAATGGTCGAAACAGAACATGTCGGAATTGGTATTGATACACCGGAAGATCTCGAAAAAGCACGAAAAATGATAGGATAA